From one Pseudactinotalea sp. HY158 genomic stretch:
- a CDS encoding aldo/keto reductase, protein MTTAATLTLADGTVVPRLGQGTWYLGDDPGTRDIEIAALRAGIEAGLTLVDTAEMYGGGRSESLVGEAIAPVRDEVYLVDKVLPSNASARGTIEACERSLRALGTDRIDLYLLHWPGPHPVAETVEAFEHLRGRGLIGAWGVSNLDALDLADLPAPPLVNQVLYNPSRRGVEFDLLPAHRRRDPAITTMAYSPIEQGRLLGDPVLAEVAEGHGVDVAQVLLAWAIRDGDVVAIPKASSPEHARANARAGTLRLTPADLRRIDAAFPPPTGPAPLEML, encoded by the coding sequence ATGACGACCGCCGCCACCCTCACCCTGGCCGACGGCACCGTCGTGCCGAGGCTCGGGCAGGGCACCTGGTATCTGGGCGACGACCCGGGCACACGCGACATCGAGATCGCGGCCCTGCGCGCGGGGATCGAGGCGGGCCTCACCCTCGTCGACACGGCCGAGATGTACGGCGGGGGCCGCAGCGAGAGCCTCGTCGGGGAGGCGATCGCGCCGGTGCGCGACGAGGTCTACCTCGTGGACAAGGTGCTGCCCTCGAACGCCTCGGCCCGGGGCACGATCGAGGCCTGCGAGCGCTCGCTGCGGGCTCTCGGGACGGACCGGATCGACCTCTACCTGCTCCACTGGCCCGGCCCCCATCCCGTGGCCGAGACCGTCGAGGCGTTCGAGCATCTGCGCGGGCGCGGGCTCATCGGCGCCTGGGGAGTGAGCAACCTCGACGCCCTCGACCTGGCCGACCTGCCCGCGCCGCCCCTCGTCAACCAGGTCCTGTACAACCCCTCGCGCCGGGGCGTCGAGTTCGACCTGCTGCCGGCGCACCGCCGCCGCGACCCGGCGATCACGACGATGGCCTACTCCCCCATCGAGCAGGGCCGGCTGCTGGGCGATCCGGTGCTGGCCGAGGTCGCCGAGGGTCATGGGGTCGACGTCGCGCAGGTGCTGCTCGCCTGGGCGATCCGGGACGGCGACGTGGTCGCCATCCCGAAGGCCTCCTCGCCCGAGCACGCGCGCGCCAACGCCCGCGCGGGAACGCTGCGGCTCACGCCGGCGGACCTGCGCCGCATCGACGCCGCCTTCCCGCCGCCCACCGGGCCGGCCCCGCTCGAGATGCTCTGA